A genomic segment from Osmerus mordax isolate fOsmMor3 chromosome 5, fOsmMor3.pri, whole genome shotgun sequence encodes:
- the tial1 gene encoding nucleolysin TIAR isoform X1, whose translation MSMEDESHPKTLYVGNLSRDVTEILILQLFTQIGPCKSCKMITEQPDSRRMNSSVGFSVLQQTSNDPYCFVEFYEHRDAAAALAAMNGRKILGKEVKVNWATTPSSQKKDTSNHFHVFVGDLSPEITTEDVKAAFAPFGKISDARVVKDMTTGKSKGYGFVSFYNKLDAENAIVHMGGQWLGGRQIRTNWATRKPPAPKSVPDNGSKQLRFEDVVNLSSPQNCTVYCGGIQSGLSEHLMRQTFSPFGQIMEIRVFPEKGYSFIRFSSHESAAHAIVSVNGTTIEGHIVKCYWGKESPDMTKNVQQMEYGQWGQWNQMYGNPQQYSQQYVTNGWQVPSYGVYGQTWNQQGFGVEDSILAAAAQNISRQSQSPGWMGGFGSPQSQPQPGPVMPNQANFSMTGYQTQ comes from the exons ATGAGCATGGAAGACGAAAGCCATCCCAAAACTCT ATATGTTGGTAACCTTTCCAGAGATGTAACAGAAATTCTGATACTCCAACTCTTCACTCAGATAGGCCCTTGCAAAAGTTGTAAAATGATCACCGAG CAACCCGATAGCAGGAGGATGAATTCTTCTGTCGGGTTTTCTGTTTTGCAGCAAACAAGCAACGATCCGTATTGTTTTGTGGAGTTCTACGAACATAGAGacgctgctgctgctctggCAGCCATGAATGGGAGGAAAATATTAGGAAAG GAAGTGAAGGTCAATTGGGCCACCACTCCAAGTAGCCAAAAGAAGGACACATCCA ATCATTTCCATGTTTTTGTGGGTGATCTGAGCCCTGAGATCACCACGGAAGATGTCAAAGCCGCATTCGCACCTTTTGGGAAAATATC GGATGCCCGTGTTGTGAAGGACATGACTACAGGGAAATCTAAGGGGTATGGATTTGTGTCCTTCTATAACAAACTG GATGCTGAAAATGCCATAGTGCACATGGGAGGACAGTGGTTAGGAGGGCGTCAGATCAGGACTAACTGGGCCACCCGCAAGCCACCAGCGCCTAAGAGTGTGCCTGATA ATGGCTCGAAGCAGCTGAGGTTTGAAGATGTGGTCAATCTGTCTAGTCCACAGAACTGCACTGTGTATTGTGGAGGAATCCAGTCAGGACTATCAG AACATCTCATGCGACAGACATTCTCGCCCTTTGGTCAGATAATGGAAATCAGAGTTTTCCCAGAGAAAGGTTACTCATTCATCAG GTTTTCGTCCCACGAAAGTGCTGCCCATGCAATTGTTTCAGTGAATGGAACAACCATCGAAGGTCACATTGTTAAATGCTACTGGGGCAAAGAATCTCCTGACATGACCAAGAATGTACAGCAG ATGGAATATGGTCAGTGGGGACAGTGGAATCAAATGTATGGCAACCCCCAGCAGTACAGCCAACAGTATGTGACAAATGGGTGGCAGGTGCCCTCTTATGGTGTGTACGGCCAGACATGGAATCAACAAGGATTTGGTGTAGA GGACTCCATTCTGGCAGCAGCCGCACAGAATATTTCAAG GCAGTCTCAGTCTCCAGGCTGGATGGGAGGTTTTGGATCCCCACAGTCGCAACCCCAGCCTGGTCCTGTGATGCCAAATCAGGCCAACTTCAGCATGACtggctaccagacacagtga
- the tial1 gene encoding nucleolysin TIAR isoform X2 encodes MSMEDESHPKTLYVGNLSRDVTEILILQLFTQIGPCKSCKMITEQPDSRRMNSSVGFSVLQQTSNDPYCFVEFYEHRDAAAALAAMNGRKILGKEVKVNWATTPSSQKKDTSNHFHVFVGDLSPEITTEDVKAAFAPFGKISDARVVKDMTTGKSKGYGFVSFYNKLDAENAIVHMGGQWLGGRQIRTNWATRKPPAPKSVPDNGSKQLRFEDVVNLSSPQNCTVYCGGIQSGLSEHLMRQTFSPFGQIMEIRVFPEKGYSFIRFSSHESAAHAIVSVNGTTIEGHIVKCYWGKESPDMTKNVQQMEYGQWGQWNQMYGNPQQYSQQYVTNGWQVPSYGVYGQTWNQQGFGVEQSQSPGWMGGFGSPQSQPQPGPVMPNQANFSMTGYQTQ; translated from the exons ATGAGCATGGAAGACGAAAGCCATCCCAAAACTCT ATATGTTGGTAACCTTTCCAGAGATGTAACAGAAATTCTGATACTCCAACTCTTCACTCAGATAGGCCCTTGCAAAAGTTGTAAAATGATCACCGAG CAACCCGATAGCAGGAGGATGAATTCTTCTGTCGGGTTTTCTGTTTTGCAGCAAACAAGCAACGATCCGTATTGTTTTGTGGAGTTCTACGAACATAGAGacgctgctgctgctctggCAGCCATGAATGGGAGGAAAATATTAGGAAAG GAAGTGAAGGTCAATTGGGCCACCACTCCAAGTAGCCAAAAGAAGGACACATCCA ATCATTTCCATGTTTTTGTGGGTGATCTGAGCCCTGAGATCACCACGGAAGATGTCAAAGCCGCATTCGCACCTTTTGGGAAAATATC GGATGCCCGTGTTGTGAAGGACATGACTACAGGGAAATCTAAGGGGTATGGATTTGTGTCCTTCTATAACAAACTG GATGCTGAAAATGCCATAGTGCACATGGGAGGACAGTGGTTAGGAGGGCGTCAGATCAGGACTAACTGGGCCACCCGCAAGCCACCAGCGCCTAAGAGTGTGCCTGATA ATGGCTCGAAGCAGCTGAGGTTTGAAGATGTGGTCAATCTGTCTAGTCCACAGAACTGCACTGTGTATTGTGGAGGAATCCAGTCAGGACTATCAG AACATCTCATGCGACAGACATTCTCGCCCTTTGGTCAGATAATGGAAATCAGAGTTTTCCCAGAGAAAGGTTACTCATTCATCAG GTTTTCGTCCCACGAAAGTGCTGCCCATGCAATTGTTTCAGTGAATGGAACAACCATCGAAGGTCACATTGTTAAATGCTACTGGGGCAAAGAATCTCCTGACATGACCAAGAATGTACAGCAG ATGGAATATGGTCAGTGGGGACAGTGGAATCAAATGTATGGCAACCCCCAGCAGTACAGCCAACAGTATGTGACAAATGGGTGGCAGGTGCCCTCTTATGGTGTGTACGGCCAGACATGGAATCAACAAGGATTTGGTGTAGA GCAGTCTCAGTCTCCAGGCTGGATGGGAGGTTTTGGATCCCCACAGTCGCAACCCCAGCCTGGTCCTGTGATGCCAAATCAGGCCAACTTCAGCATGACtggctaccagacacagtga
- the tial1 gene encoding nucleolysin TIAR isoform X3: MSMEDESHPKTLYVGNLSRDVTEILILQLFTQIGPCKSCKMITEQPDSRRMNSSVGFSVLQQTSNDPYCFVEFYEHRDAAAALAAMNGRKILGKEVKVNWATTPSSQKKDTSNHFHVFVGDLSPEITTEDVKAAFAPFGKISDARVVKDMTTGKSKGYGFVSFYNKLVRLQYRNTK, encoded by the exons ATGAGCATGGAAGACGAAAGCCATCCCAAAACTCT ATATGTTGGTAACCTTTCCAGAGATGTAACAGAAATTCTGATACTCCAACTCTTCACTCAGATAGGCCCTTGCAAAAGTTGTAAAATGATCACCGAG CAACCCGATAGCAGGAGGATGAATTCTTCTGTCGGGTTTTCTGTTTTGCAGCAAACAAGCAACGATCCGTATTGTTTTGTGGAGTTCTACGAACATAGAGacgctgctgctgctctggCAGCCATGAATGGGAGGAAAATATTAGGAAAG GAAGTGAAGGTCAATTGGGCCACCACTCCAAGTAGCCAAAAGAAGGACACATCCA ATCATTTCCATGTTTTTGTGGGTGATCTGAGCCCTGAGATCACCACGGAAGATGTCAAAGCCGCATTCGCACCTTTTGGGAAAATATC GGATGCCCGTGTTGTGAAGGACATGACTACAGGGAAATCTAAGGGGTATGGATTTGTGTCCTTCTATAACAAACTGGTAAGGCTCCAGTACAGGAACACGAAATGA